In the genome of Streptomyces sp. NBC_00259, the window GAGCGTGGCGATGGTATCCGCAGCAGCCTGCGGAATGATGCCGACGCGGGCCTGTGCCTGCGCCAGTGCTACTTCGACACGGACAACCGTCTCTACGTACGTCTCATCGCTGAAGACGCCACGCATCTCGGATGTTCCGAACATGTCCCGGAACAGCATGGAGTCGAAGACGGTGCTGCTCATCCGGCGTTCTCCAATGCCTGCTGCTGGCCGGGCGAGGTTCGCTCCGAGGGAGGTGCCATGTTGATGGCGATGTACTTCTGTTCCAGATACTCGTCGATCCCGGTGTTTCCGCCTTCACGACCGACACCGGACTGCTTCATGCCACCGAACGGGGCGCTGGGGTCGGACACGTAGCCGCGGTTGAGACCTACCATGCCGGTTTCGAGCCGCTCGCTCATGCGTAGGGCCCGGTTCAGGTCTTGTGTGTAGAGGTAGCTGACCAGGCCGAATTCGGTGTCGTTGGCCGCGCTGAGAGCTTCTTCCTCCGTGGTGAACGTCTGGATCGCGGCGACCGGGCCGAAGATCTCCTCGCGGGTGATCCGCGCGCCGGCGGGGATGTCGGTGAGAACGGTCGGGGGGTAGAAGTAGCCCGGACCCTCCGGTACGAGAGCGCCTGCCTGTACGCGGGCGCCGGCGGCGACCGTTTCGTCGACGAGGTCGGCGACGCGGCGGCGCTGGATTTCGTCGATCAACGGTCCGAGGTCGGCGGCGGGGTCTGTTCCCGCCCCGAGGGCGAGCGTGCCCATTCGTTCGACCAGCTTCCGGGTGAACTCCTCGACGACGTCGGCGTGGACGTGGAAGCGGTTGGCGGCGATACATGCCTCGCCGATGTTGCGGAGCTTGGCGGTCATCGCGCCGTCGACTGCGGCGTCGAGGTCTGCGTCCTCGCAGACGATGAACGGGGCGTTGCCCCCGAGTTCCATCGAGGTCCGCAGTACGGTGCCGGCCGCTTGTGAAAGCAGGAGGCGGCCGACAGGGGTGGAGCCGGTGAAGGACAGCTTGCGCAGCCTGTGGTCCCGCAGAAGGGGTTCGGTGACCGCAGCGGCCTGACTGGTGGGGATGATGTTGAGGACGCCGTCGGGCAAGCCGGCCTCGGTGAGTACACCGGCTAGCGCAGCTGTCGTGAGCGGTGTCTGTGCCGCAGGCTTGACGATCATGGTGCAGCCGGCTGCCACGGCCGGTCCGATCTTGCGGGCCGGCATCGCCAACGGGGCGTTCCACGGGGTGATCAGCAGGCAGGGGCCCACCGGCTGGCGGGTAACCAGGACGCGGGCTGTGCCATCCTCGCTGACCTTCCAGCTACCGTCGATACGGACGGCTTCCTCACCGAACCAGCGTAGGTAGTTCGCACCGTACAAGACCTCTGACCGTGACTCGGCCAGCGACTTGCCCATCTCCAGGGTGATGAGCAGCGCGAACTCTTCCATGCGCTCGATCAGCAGATCATGTGCGCGACGCAGAATCTCGCCCCGGTGACGCGGAGGAACTGCCGCCCACTGGGCCTGTGCGGCGCTGGCGGCGTCGAGGGCTGCGAGCGCGTCCTCCGGGACAGCGTCGGACACCTCGCACAACATCTCGCCGGTGGCGGGGTTCTCCACCGGGAATGTTGTGCCCCCGGCAGCCAGCCGCCACTGGCCGCCGATGAGCACCCCCTTCTCCACCTGGCCTATGCCGTCGTACTTGGACGTGGTCATGTCCACGGACTCTTTCCTTGTGGTTGATCATGGCAGGGGAGACAGGCGGGGCCCGCTGCGGCGCCGCTTCTCTTCTCTGTCAGGGATGAAAGAAGCGGCACCTGCAGCGGGCCGGCCCAGGGGGAGCAGTACGCGCCACCGCACTGACGAGTACTGCTGTGATGGCTTTTAGGCGAGTGCGGTGATCATGTCTTCGGCCATGCGGGCGCTGGAGGCGGGGTTCTGGCCGGTGAAGAGGTTGCCGTCCTGCACGTTGTACTGCTGGTAGGCCGGGCCACCGGAGTGGGCCGCGCCCAGTTCCCGCAGTCGGCTGGCGAGCAGCCAGGGCGCGCCTTCGGCGGTCCCGAACAGCTGCTCCTCCTCGTCGGTGAACGCGGCCATCTCACGACCGGCGAAGATCCACCTGCCGTCCTCGTCCACGGCGCTGAGCAGCGCGGCCGGGCCGTGGCAGACGGCTCCGATGAGCTTTCCAGCCTTGTCCGCCTCGATGAGGAGACGGCCGAGGTCGGAGTCTTCGAAGAGGTCCACGACCGGGCCGTGGCCGCCGGGCAGGACGATCGCGACGTAGTCGTCGATGTCGACCTCGTCGAGCTTGAGCAGCGGACCGAAGTCCCGCAGCGCCTTCTCGGCGTGCGCCACGTAGTGCGCGCAGTCCTCACCGGCGATCGCCGGGTCGGCGCTGTGCTGGTCGAGCGGCTGCAGCACACCTCCCGGGGAGGCGAAATCGACCGTGTAGCCGGCCTCGACGAACTTCTCGTGCGGAGCGGCCAGCTCCTCGGCCCAGTAGCCCGTCGGGTAGCGCGAACCATCGGTACGCACCCAGACATCGGCGGCCGACATGACGATCAGGATCTTGCTCATGAGCAGTTCCTCCGTGTTGTGTGGGTGGTCAGGCGGTGGCGGGGAAGTCGGTGGCGGGCGCGGACTGCGCGGTGGCGTCCAGGTTCGCCTGCAGGGCCTGCACCTTGGAGGTGGCGTAAGCGTGGGAGTCCGAGCCGAGGACCTGACGCAGCGGGCCCTCACCGGCCACGACCCGGTCGATGATCGCCGCAGCACCCTTGACCGGGTCGCCGAGCTGGCTGCCCTGGAGGTTGAGGTGGTTGTCGACCATCTCGCGGATGCCCGGGTAGTGGTCCGTGGTGGCGGCCGGCAGCGCCAGGGAGTCCTGGGTGAGGAAGTCCGTGCGGAAGTAGCCGGGCTCCACGATGGTCACGTTGATCCCGAAGTCCGCCACCTCCGCGGCCAGGGCCTCGCTCAGGCCCTCCAGCGCGTACTTGCCCGCGCAGTACAGCGCCCAGCCCGGAACGGAGACCAGCCCCAGGACCGACGACACGTTCACCACATGCCCGCCGCGCTGCTCACGCAGGATCGGCAGCGTGGCACGCAGCACGTTCCACACCCCGGCGACCTGCACATCCAGCATGTCACGCACATCACGGTCGGTGGTCTCCTCCACCGCGGCCAGGAACCCGTAGCCCGCGT includes:
- a CDS encoding SDR family oxidoreductase; translation: MTGTSRGLGLDLVRQLLERGDSVAATTRSSERLLGALGEGVDTSRLLPLTVDLRDEAQVKQAVVKTTERFGGLDVVVNNAGYGFLAAVEETTDRDVRDMLDVQVAGVWNVLRATLPILREQRGGHVVNVSSVLGLVSVPGWALYCAGKYALEGLSEALAAEVADFGINVTIVEPGYFRTDFLTQDSLALPAATTDHYPGIREMVDNHLNLQGSQLGDPVKGAAAIIDRVVAGEGPLRQVLGSDSHAYATSKVQALQANLDATAQSAPATDFPATA
- a CDS encoding type 1 glutamine amidotransferase domain-containing protein, with protein sequence MSKILIVMSAADVWVRTDGSRYPTGYWAEELAAPHEKFVEAGYTVDFASPGGVLQPLDQHSADPAIAGEDCAHYVAHAEKALRDFGPLLKLDEVDIDDYVAIVLPGGHGPVVDLFEDSDLGRLLIEADKAGKLIGAVCHGPAALLSAVDEDGRWIFAGREMAAFTDEEEQLFGTAEGAPWLLASRLRELGAAHSGGPAYQQYNVQDGNLFTGQNPASSARMAEDMITALA
- a CDS encoding NAD-dependent succinate-semialdehyde dehydrogenase, translating into MTTSKYDGIGQVEKGVLIGGQWRLAAGGTTFPVENPATGEMLCEVSDAVPEDALAALDAASAAQAQWAAVPPRHRGEILRRAHDLLIERMEEFALLITLEMGKSLAESRSEVLYGANYLRWFGEEAVRIDGSWKVSEDGTARVLVTRQPVGPCLLITPWNAPLAMPARKIGPAVAAGCTMIVKPAAQTPLTTAALAGVLTEAGLPDGVLNIIPTSQAAAVTEPLLRDHRLRKLSFTGSTPVGRLLLSQAAGTVLRTSMELGGNAPFIVCEDADLDAAVDGAMTAKLRNIGEACIAANRFHVHADVVEEFTRKLVERMGTLALGAGTDPAADLGPLIDEIQRRRVADLVDETVAAGARVQAGALVPEGPGYFYPPTVLTDIPAGARITREEIFGPVAAIQTFTTEEEALSAANDTEFGLVSYLYTQDLNRALRMSERLETGMVGLNRGYVSDPSAPFGGMKQSGVGREGGNTGIDEYLEQKYIAINMAPPSERTSPGQQQALENAG